A stretch of Microbacterium caowuchunii DNA encodes these proteins:
- the purQ gene encoding phosphoribosylformylglycinamidine synthase subunit PurQ: MTIRIGVITFPGSLDDRDAQRAIRIAGAEPVALWHGSHDLDGVDALVLPGGFSYGDYLRAGAIAALAPIMSEVKDAAEAGMPILGICNGFQMLVEAHLLPGGLIRNANQQFIRRDQRLRVENADTAWTNDFRRGQEIVIPLKNADGGFTADAETLARVEGEGLVALRYVGVNPNGSLDDIAGLTNERGNVVGLMPHPEHAVEAGFGPDTAQAMRSGVDGLGFFTSAIAAVVGAAA; the protein is encoded by the coding sequence ATGACGATCCGCATCGGCGTCATCACGTTCCCGGGCTCGCTCGACGACCGCGACGCGCAGCGCGCCATCCGCATCGCCGGCGCCGAGCCCGTCGCGCTGTGGCACGGGTCGCACGACCTGGACGGCGTGGATGCGCTGGTGCTGCCCGGAGGATTCAGCTACGGCGACTACCTCCGCGCGGGAGCCATCGCCGCGCTGGCCCCGATCATGTCCGAGGTGAAGGACGCCGCCGAGGCCGGCATGCCGATCCTCGGGATCTGCAACGGCTTCCAGATGCTGGTCGAGGCGCACCTGCTCCCCGGCGGGCTGATCCGCAACGCCAATCAGCAGTTCATCCGGCGCGACCAGCGCCTGCGCGTCGAGAACGCCGACACGGCGTGGACGAACGACTTCCGCCGAGGGCAGGAGATCGTCATCCCGCTCAAGAACGCGGACGGCGGGTTCACGGCGGATGCGGAGACGCTCGCCCGTGTCGAGGGGGAGGGCCTCGTGGCCCTGCGCTACGTCGGGGTGAACCCGAACGGGTCGCTCGACGACATCGCGGGCCTCACCAACGAGCGCGGGAACGTGGTCGGTCTGATGCCGCATCCCGAGCACGCCGTCGAAGCGGGATTCGGTCCCGACACCGCCCAGGCGATGCGTTCCGGCGTCGACGGGCTGGGCTTCTTCACCTCCGCGATCGCCGCCGTCGTCGGCGCCGCGGCCTGA
- a CDS encoding 2-hydroxyacid dehydrogenase, with product MTSLVVSVPTPELAADIGPVPDGVEVVVWPMTDPAPRERIDMVVTPYMSARDVVAALDGVRTRLVQSQSIGYEDIAGLLPRGTVLANAATVHETSTAELAVGLALAVQRHLDRFAHDREWSRVFADSLADRRVTILGFGGVGKAIAARLLPFEVELRAVASRERVEDGVPVAAIDDLHQVLAETDILFVALPGSDSTPRIIGDAELSALPDGALVINVGRGSLIDTEALVEHVSRGRIRAGLDVTDPEPLPADHPLWSLPGVLISPHVGGATSAMRPRIARLVRRQIEHLVRGEEPENVVLTT from the coding sequence GTGACCAGCCTCGTCGTCTCCGTCCCCACCCCCGAGCTCGCCGCGGACATCGGCCCCGTCCCCGACGGCGTCGAGGTCGTCGTGTGGCCGATGACCGACCCCGCGCCACGCGAGCGCATCGACATGGTCGTCACGCCCTACATGAGCGCCCGCGATGTCGTCGCGGCCCTGGACGGCGTGCGGACGCGTCTCGTGCAGAGCCAGTCGATCGGCTACGAGGACATCGCCGGCCTCCTGCCGCGGGGCACGGTCCTGGCGAACGCCGCGACGGTGCACGAGACGTCCACGGCCGAGCTCGCGGTGGGCCTCGCCCTGGCCGTGCAGCGACACCTCGACCGGTTCGCGCACGACAGGGAATGGTCACGGGTCTTCGCCGACAGCCTCGCCGACCGCCGGGTCACCATCCTCGGCTTCGGCGGGGTGGGCAAGGCCATCGCGGCACGGCTGCTCCCCTTCGAGGTGGAGCTGCGGGCGGTGGCATCGCGGGAGCGGGTGGAGGACGGCGTGCCCGTCGCCGCCATCGACGATCTGCACCAGGTGCTCGCCGAGACCGACATCCTCTTCGTCGCGCTCCCCGGCTCCGACTCGACCCCCCGGATCATCGGCGACGCGGAGCTCTCCGCCCTCCCGGACGGAGCGCTCGTGATCAACGTCGGGCGCGGGTCCCTCATCGACACGGAGGCGCTCGTCGAGCACGTCTCCCGGGGACGCATCCGCGCCGGGCTCGATGTCACGGACCCCGAGCCGCTGCCGGCCGATCACCCGCTCTGGTCGCTCCCGGGTGTGCTGATCTCCCCGCATGTCGGCGGAGCGACGAGCGCCATGCGTCCGCGGATCGCCCGTCTCGTCCGCCGCCAGATCGAGCACCTCGTGCGCGGGGAAGAGCCTGAGAACGTGGTGCTGACCACCTGA
- a CDS encoding LacI family DNA-binding transcriptional regulator, translating to MVGSVTIEEVARIAGVSRSTVSRVVNGSPAVSPEASEAVRQAIESLNYVPNRAARSLASSRALAIAVIIPEDLHRFFGDPFFASTVSGINAAIAASEYVLTLAIASNDPDDKMIGYVRSGSIDGAIVVSHHANDTFVERIAAAVPVVYGGRPASGATDAYYVDIDNAQGARDAVEYLIGQGHRSIATITGPMTMAASVDRLEGYRQALAAARLRPGAVADGDFTAEGGAAAMRSILTGKRPDAVFVASDLMARGAIGVLQSAGLRVPEDIAVIGFDDSPVATGVAPMLTTMRQPSHEQGERMARVLLDVLEGGKPPHATIMPAELIVRESA from the coding sequence ATGGTGGGCTCGGTGACGATCGAAGAGGTCGCCCGTATCGCGGGGGTGTCCCGATCGACGGTGTCCCGCGTGGTCAACGGGTCCCCGGCGGTGAGCCCGGAGGCATCCGAGGCGGTCCGTCAGGCCATCGAGTCGCTCAACTACGTGCCCAACCGTGCCGCGCGTTCGCTCGCGAGCAGCCGGGCGCTGGCCATCGCGGTGATCATCCCGGAGGATCTGCACAGGTTCTTCGGAGACCCGTTCTTCGCGTCCACGGTGTCCGGGATCAACGCCGCGATCGCGGCATCCGAGTACGTGCTGACGCTCGCGATCGCGAGCAACGACCCGGATGACAAGATGATCGGCTACGTCCGCAGCGGATCCATAGACGGCGCGATCGTGGTGTCGCACCACGCGAACGACACGTTCGTGGAGCGCATCGCGGCCGCCGTGCCGGTGGTGTACGGCGGGCGCCCGGCCAGCGGCGCCACGGACGCCTACTACGTCGACATCGACAACGCGCAGGGAGCCCGCGACGCCGTCGAGTACCTGATCGGGCAGGGGCACCGGTCGATCGCGACCATCACAGGGCCGATGACGATGGCGGCGAGCGTCGACCGGCTCGAGGGGTACCGGCAGGCGCTGGCGGCCGCTCGGCTGCGACCGGGGGCCGTCGCCGACGGCGACTTCACCGCCGAGGGTGGTGCGGCGGCGATGCGCAGCATCCTGACCGGGAAGCGGCCGGACGCGGTGTTCGTGGCGAGCGATCTCATGGCACGCGGCGCGATCGGGGTGCTGCAGAGCGCGGGTCTGCGCGTGCCGGAGGACATCGCCGTGATCGGGTTCGACGATTCGCCCGTGGCCACCGGCGTCGCCCCGATGCTCACGACCATGCGTCAGCCCTCGCACGAGCAGGGCGAGCGGATGGCGCGGGTGCTGCTGGACGTGCTCGAGGGCGGCAAGCCTCCGCACGCGACGATCATGCCCGCCGAGCTGATCGTGCGCGAGTCCGCCTGA
- the purS gene encoding phosphoribosylformylglycinamidine synthase subunit PurS, with product MPTIVVDVMPKSELLDPQGKAVSGALARLGVESFSAVRIGKRFELTVDGEVDETVLDAARRIADEVLSNSVIEDVVGIEVVE from the coding sequence ATGCCTACGATCGTCGTCGACGTCATGCCCAAGTCCGAACTTCTGGACCCGCAGGGGAAGGCTGTCTCCGGTGCGCTCGCTCGTCTCGGCGTCGAGAGCTTCTCCGCCGTCCGCATCGGCAAGCGATTCGAACTCACCGTGGACGGCGAGGTCGACGAGACGGTGCTGGACGCCGCCCGCCGGATCGCGGACGAGGTGCTCTCGAACTCGGTCATCGAGGACGTGGTCGGCATCGAGGTCGTGGAATGA
- a CDS encoding phosphoribosylaminoimidazolesuccinocarboxamide synthase, translated as MTHAQTLPGWRHVYSGKVRDLYVPADLPDGATAERMLVVASDRVSAFDHVLDPGIPGKGELLTTLSLWWFDRLDGGDGRRRIPNHLVPDRVLGDDDEAHSLIPDAVIGRAMLVRGLDMQPVECVVRGYLTGSGWAEYRETGTVCGIPLVEGLRNGDRLPEPIFTPAYKAPMGEHDENISFAQTVELVGADRAEELRRLSLEIYARAAETAEEHGLILADTKFEFGLDENGVMTLADEVLTPDSSRYWDAAAWATGTTPGERMASFDKQIVRDWLAENWTSQEGTPPQLPAEIVQRTAARYAELLQRLTS; from the coding sequence GTGACCCACGCCCAGACCCTTCCCGGATGGCGCCATGTGTACTCCGGCAAGGTGCGCGACCTGTACGTCCCGGCGGATCTTCCCGACGGCGCGACCGCCGAACGCATGCTGGTCGTCGCCAGTGACCGGGTGAGCGCGTTCGACCACGTCCTGGACCCGGGGATCCCCGGCAAGGGGGAGCTGCTGACGACGCTCAGCCTGTGGTGGTTCGACCGTCTCGACGGAGGCGACGGGCGACGCCGCATCCCGAACCATCTGGTCCCCGACCGCGTCCTCGGCGACGACGACGAAGCGCACTCCCTGATCCCGGATGCGGTCATCGGGCGCGCCATGCTCGTGCGCGGCCTCGATATGCAACCGGTCGAGTGCGTCGTGCGCGGCTACCTCACCGGTTCGGGCTGGGCGGAGTACCGGGAGACCGGCACCGTCTGCGGGATCCCCCTGGTCGAGGGTCTCCGGAACGGCGACCGCCTGCCGGAGCCGATCTTCACGCCCGCCTACAAGGCACCGATGGGTGAGCACGACGAGAACATCTCCTTCGCGCAGACCGTCGAGCTCGTCGGTGCGGACCGGGCCGAGGAGCTGCGCCGCCTCTCCCTGGAGATCTACGCCCGCGCTGCCGAGACGGCGGAGGAGCACGGCCTCATCCTCGCCGACACGAAGTTCGAGTTCGGCCTGGACGAGAACGGCGTCATGACCCTCGCCGACGAGGTCCTCACCCCGGACTCCTCCCGGTACTGGGATGCGGCGGCCTGGGCGACGGGCACCACACCCGGCGAGCGGATGGCGAGCTTCGACAAGCAGATCGTCCGCGACTGGCTCGCCGAGAACTGGACGAGCCAGGAGGGCACCCCTCCACAGCTCCCCGCCGAGATCGTCCAGCGCACCGCCGCCCGGTACGCCGAACTGCTGCAGCGGCTGACCTCGTGA
- a CDS encoding uracil-xanthine permease family protein, with product MPTWKLHGNGRTVAPGAVVKPDERLNWPGTIAIGAQHVVAMFGATFLVPTITGFPVSTTLLFSGIGTLLFLLVTKNKLPSYLGSSFAFIAPVTAATATAGMGSALAGIVAVGILLALVGVIVQVSGLGWIDKLMPPVVAGSIVALIGFNLAPAAWNNFQQAPLVASITLGSIILFSVLFRGFLGRISIFLGVLVGYVVAAVAGELDFSAVADADWIGLPTFHIADFTAPGTWSAIAMFLPVVLVLIAENVGHVRGVATMTEDPSVNKTTGRALIADGVSTTVAGLFGGSGTTTYGENIGVMAATRVYSTAAYWVAGIVAVLLSLSPKIGAIFNSIPGGVLGGATTALYGLIGIIGIKIWVDNRVDFSRPVNQYTAAVALVMAVAGFTMSWGAFELGAIVLASAAALVIYHLGNAVARARKTGADDGGPIPAVGQLGGDPQ from the coding sequence ATGCCCACCTGGAAACTGCACGGCAACGGCCGCACCGTCGCCCCCGGCGCGGTCGTGAAGCCCGATGAACGCCTGAACTGGCCCGGAACGATCGCCATCGGGGCGCAGCACGTCGTCGCGATGTTCGGCGCGACGTTCCTCGTTCCGACCATCACCGGCTTCCCCGTCTCGACCACCCTCCTCTTCTCCGGTATCGGCACGCTCCTGTTCCTGCTGGTGACGAAGAACAAGCTGCCCAGCTACCTCGGGTCCTCGTTCGCGTTCATCGCGCCGGTGACCGCCGCCACGGCGACCGCCGGGATGGGTTCCGCCCTCGCCGGCATCGTGGCCGTCGGCATCCTGCTCGCCCTCGTCGGTGTCATCGTGCAGGTGTCCGGGCTCGGCTGGATCGACAAGCTCATGCCGCCCGTCGTGGCCGGTTCGATCGTCGCGCTGATCGGCTTCAACCTCGCCCCCGCGGCGTGGAACAACTTCCAGCAGGCACCGCTCGTCGCCAGCATCACGCTCGGGTCGATCATCCTGTTCAGCGTGCTGTTCCGCGGGTTCCTCGGCCGGATCTCGATCTTCCTGGGCGTGCTCGTGGGGTACGTCGTCGCCGCCGTGGCCGGCGAACTCGATTTCAGCGCCGTCGCGGATGCGGACTGGATCGGCCTCCCCACCTTCCACATCGCCGACTTCACGGCGCCGGGCACGTGGTCCGCGATCGCGATGTTCCTGCCCGTCGTGCTGGTGCTCATCGCCGAGAACGTCGGCCACGTCCGCGGGGTCGCCACCATGACCGAGGACCCGTCGGTGAACAAGACGACGGGACGGGCGCTCATCGCGGACGGCGTCTCGACCACGGTCGCGGGCCTCTTCGGCGGCTCCGGCACCACCACCTACGGCGAGAACATCGGCGTCATGGCCGCCACGCGGGTCTACTCCACGGCCGCGTACTGGGTCGCCGGCATCGTCGCGGTGCTGCTCAGCCTGTCGCCGAAGATCGGGGCGATCTTCAACTCGATCCCCGGCGGTGTGCTGGGTGGGGCGACCACCGCGCTGTACGGCCTGATCGGCATCATCGGCATCAAGATCTGGGTCGACAACCGCGTCGACTTCTCCCGTCCGGTCAACCAGTACACCGCCGCGGTGGCGCTGGTCATGGCGGTGGCGGGCTTCACCATGAGCTGGGGCGCCTTCGAGCTCGGCGCGATCGTCCTCGCCTCGGCCGCGGCGCTCGTAATCTACCACCTGGGCAACGCGGTCGCCCGGGCGCGCAAGACCGGCGCCGACGACGGCGGGCCCATCCCGGCGGTCGGGCAGCTCGGCGGCGACCCGCAGTAA
- a CDS encoding GH1 family beta-glucosidase → MPSTPRTFPQDFLFGAATAAYQIEGAAHEDGRRDSIWDAFSRVPGAVINGDNGDVACDHYHRFGDDVALMKQLGLQTYRFSTSWSRVRPDGGPLNQKGVDFYKRLVDSLLDADILPWLTLYHWDLPQALQERGGWTNRDTADLFTEYALDMHDALGDRVGVWTTLNEPWCSSFLSYTAGIHAPGHYSPTEGYLAAHHLLLGHGQTVNALRERDSELNLGITLNLTVADPVDPDNAADADAARRIDGQFNRWFLDPVFLGAYPADIVDDIATHLPEAAAALESAIRPGDLDIISTPIDTLGVNYYHGEYVGGTAPANPPASGDAPTDRRAESPFPLSYDIHWHDRGLPRTAMHWEVDAPTLTRLLSRVSDEYARPAGTRLFVTENGAAYDDILVVEDGEPRVHDHARTHFLTAHLSAVQDAIEAGVDVGGYFYWSFLDNYEWAWGYEKRFGIVRVDYHTQERTPKDSAREYSRIIRAREL, encoded by the coding sequence ATGCCCTCCACACCCCGTACGTTCCCCCAGGACTTCCTCTTCGGCGCCGCGACGGCGGCCTACCAGATCGAAGGCGCCGCCCATGAGGACGGCCGCCGCGACTCGATCTGGGACGCTTTCAGCCGCGTGCCCGGTGCCGTCATCAACGGTGACAACGGCGACGTCGCCTGCGACCACTACCACCGCTTCGGCGACGATGTGGCGCTGATGAAGCAGCTCGGACTGCAGACCTACCGGTTCTCCACCTCGTGGTCGCGCGTGCGCCCCGACGGCGGTCCGCTGAACCAGAAGGGCGTCGACTTCTATAAGCGCCTGGTCGATTCACTGCTGGATGCCGACATCCTCCCCTGGCTGACGCTCTACCACTGGGACCTCCCGCAGGCCCTGCAGGAGCGCGGCGGATGGACCAACCGCGACACGGCGGACCTGTTCACCGAGTACGCGCTCGACATGCACGACGCGCTGGGTGATCGGGTCGGGGTGTGGACGACGCTCAACGAGCCGTGGTGCTCGTCCTTCCTGAGCTACACCGCCGGCATCCACGCCCCCGGCCACTACTCGCCGACCGAGGGCTACCTCGCGGCGCACCACCTGCTGCTCGGGCACGGCCAGACCGTGAACGCGCTGCGGGAGCGGGACTCCGAGCTGAACCTCGGCATCACGCTGAACCTCACGGTCGCCGATCCGGTGGACCCCGACAACGCAGCGGATGCGGATGCCGCCCGCCGCATCGACGGGCAGTTCAACCGCTGGTTCCTGGACCCGGTGTTCCTCGGGGCGTACCCGGCCGACATCGTGGACGACATCGCGACGCACCTGCCGGAGGCCGCGGCGGCACTCGAATCCGCCATCCGGCCCGGGGATCTCGACATCATCTCCACCCCGATCGACACCCTCGGGGTGAACTACTACCACGGCGAGTACGTGGGCGGCACGGCCCCCGCGAACCCGCCGGCCAGCGGGGACGCGCCCACCGACCGCCGTGCGGAGTCGCCCTTCCCCCTCTCCTACGACATCCACTGGCACGATCGCGGTCTTCCGCGGACCGCGATGCACTGGGAGGTGGACGCGCCGACCCTGACGCGCCTGCTCAGCCGGGTTTCCGACGAGTACGCGCGTCCTGCCGGCACCCGCCTGTTCGTCACCGAGAACGGCGCTGCCTACGACGACATCCTGGTCGTCGAGGACGGCGAGCCGCGCGTGCACGACCACGCCCGGACGCACTTCCTCACGGCGCACCTCTCCGCCGTCCAGGACGCCATCGAGGCCGGCGTCGACGTCGGCGGGTACTTCTACTGGTCCTTCCTCGACAACTACGAGTGGGCCTGGGGGTACGAGAAGCGCTTCGGCATCGTCCGGGTCGATTACCACACTCAGGAGCGGACGCCGAAGGACAGTGCTCGCGAGTACAGTCGGATCATCCGCGCGCGGGAGCTGTGA